The genome window CGGGGATGTGGCTGAGCCGAGACCCGGCAGGATTTGTGGATGGCCCCAACTTGTATGCCTACGTGAAGCAGAACCCTTGGACGGCTTGGGACCCGCTGGGGCTGGCTGAACTTACTGATGCGATTAGATCTCATATTGCTACAGAAATTCAAAGTGCAGTTGAAGTTATCGAATTGGCACACGGACCAACTGGTGATAACCTTACATTAGCAAAGCTCAAACATGCGAAACTCCAAGAGATGATGGCGGGATCGAAATATGCGGACTACCTAATGCTTGAGCAAAGTATAAATGCACAAGGTGGAGCAGTTAAGAAGCAGTCATACCAAGGAAAAAATGGCAATTCTGTAAGCAAGTGGCCAGCCAACAGCCGGCGGCCTGACATCACTCTATTAAATGATTCCGATCACAAAAGTGGCCTAGCTAAGGGTGGTGGTGTCGATATGAAAGGAAAAGTCGACGCGATTTTTGATTATAAAACAGGAGTGAAGGGTATGGAGCCTGAGTGGGTCAATGAGGTAGCAAATCGGACAGGTATTAAGCCCGGCCTTGTACTGGAAGCAAGGCCGGGTAAGAATTTAGCCTCGGATTTTGCCTCAGCTCGTGGAGTTCATACTCAAACAACGCGCCTGTTGAGTGTGGTTGATATGTTTAGCACTGCTACTGCCGTGCATCAATCTGTAGTTGATGAAATGGACCGCCAAAACGACGCAAATCCTTACATTGGAGTCACTGATGGTGGCTTAGAGTATTCATTAACATTTAAGCGCAAACATTTTAGCTTTCTTCCAATTTCTTACAAGACGGATCATGGCATTCTGGTCCGGAATGGACCTTTTGCAGGAGGGGAAATGAAAATTTCCGAAGAAAGATGGGAGGGTTTAAATTCAGA of Prosthecobacter debontii contains these proteins:
- a CDS encoding RHS repeat domain-containing protein; translated protein: GMWLSRDPAGFVDGPNLYAYVKQNPWTAWDPLGLAELTDAIRSHIATEIQSAVEVIELAHGPTGDNLTLAKLKHAKLQEMMAGSKYADYLMLEQSINAQGGAVKKQSYQGKNGNSVSKWPANSRRPDITLLNDSDHKSGLAKGGGVDMKGKVDAIFDYKTGVKGMEPEWVNEVANRTGIKPGLVLEARPGKNLASDFASARGVHTQTTRLLSVVDMFSTATAVHQSVVDEMDRQNDANPYIGVTDGGLEYSLTFKRKHFSFLPISYKTDHGILVRNGPFAGGEMKISEERWEGLNSELEKKVSNETK